The Salvelinus fontinalis isolate EN_2023a chromosome 31, ASM2944872v1, whole genome shotgun sequence genome has a window encoding:
- the LOC129829846 gene encoding probable G-protein coupled receptor 173: MSNQTQIFGIDGPGSLLAVLASQRASSISSTSSSEGISAAAVSTYVKLVFLGLILCVSLAGNLLVSLLVLRERALHKAPYFFLLDLCLADVIRSAACFPFVLVSVHNSSAWTYSSFSCKLVAFLAVLFCFHAAFMLFCVAVTRYLAIAHHRFYTKRMTVWTCAAIICMVWTLAIAMASPPVFDVGTYKFIQDEDQCIFEHRYLKTNDTLGFMLMLAVVVLATHGFYTKLLLFEYKHRKMKPVQLMPAISQNWTFHGPGATGQAAANWIAGFGRGPMPPTLLGIRQTLHNQQHRRLLGMEEVRSERRLGRMFYIITLLFLVLWAPYIVACFWRVFVKSCSIPHRYLSITVWMSFAQAGVNPIFCLLLNEDLRKVLRAHLPTYSRTRQHQQLHRHELFVFTIT; the protein is encoded by the coding sequence ATGTCTAACCAGACCCAGATCTTTGGCATTGATGGCCCAGGGAGCCTGCTGGCAGTGTTGGCCTCACAGAGGGCCAGTAGCATTAGCAGCACCAGCAGCAGTGAAGGAATCTCAGCTGCGGCCGTGTCCACCTATGTCAAGTTGGTGTTCCTGGGCCTGATCCTCTGTGTCAGCCTAGCAGGCAACCTGCTGGTGTCTCTGCTGGTCCTCCGAGAACGGGCCCTTCACAAGGCCCCCTATTTCTTCCTGCTGGACCTTTGCCTAGCTGATGTTATCCGTTCTGCTGCCTGCTTCCCCTTCGTCCTGGTGTCTGTCCACAACAGCTCGGCATGGACCTACAGCTCCTTCAGCTGCAAGCTGGTGGCCTTCCTAGCTGTGCTCTTCTGTTTTCACGCTGCCTTCATGCTGTTCTGTGTGGCTGTGACCCGCTACCTGGCCATCGCCCACCACCGCTTCTACACCAAACGCATGACTGTCTGGACTTGCGCTGCCATCATCTGTATGGTCTGGACTTTGGCCATTGCCATGGCGTCTCCGCCTGTCTTTGACGTTGGGACGTACAAGTTCATTCAAGACGAGGACCAGTGCATTTTCGAGCATCGCTACCTTAAGACCAATGACACTCTGGGCTTCATGCTCATGCTGGCCGTCGTGGTCCTGGCCACTCACGGTTTCTACACCAAACTCCTGCTGTTTGAATACAAGCACCGCAAGATGAAGCCTGTCCAGCTAATGCCGGCCATCAGCCAGAACTGGACCTTCCACGGCCCGGGTGCCACGGGTCAGGCAGCAGCCAACTGGATCGCAGGCTTTGGCCGAGGCCCAATGCCCCCCACCCTACTGGGCATCAGGCAGACTTTGCACAACCAGCAGCACCGGCGCCTGCTTGGCATGGAGGAGGTCAGATCGGAGAGGAGGCTAGGCAGGATGTTCTACATCATCACCCTGCTCTTCCTGGTACTCTGGGCTCCTTACATAGTGGCCTGTTTCTGGAGGGTGTTTGTCAAGTCCTGCTCCATCCCTCACAGGTACCTCTCCATCACAGTGTGGATGAGCTTCGCCCAAGCAGGAGTCAACCCTATCTTCTGCCTCCTGCTCAATGAGGACTTGAGGAAAGTGCTGAGGGCCCACCTGCCCACCTACAGCAGGACTAGACAACACCAACAGCTGCACCGCCATGAGCTGTTTGTGTTCACCATCACATGA
- the si:ch211-167b20.8 gene encoding uncharacterized protein si:ch211-167b20.8 isoform X2, whose product MEDSDYFAQFPEKGEDEPVTKPVPDMLMPSPQCPVILQPELDLETADDIPSSPLPANLDLPLADGTLSSATVSLGKQSPHVFSTSTTQANEVLSKPVASEANQLTTESEPSQELDCELLKLDCEIAKLDSELEEHVPPPLHISIAEASNGKKEEKGGTFQVEPKDSSHPTPMHVPSPLPSNMDEVLDGEKEKEEDSSPSTHLHILTPPNVSIAEASVDKNDEKGGGTSQEKPKDSSSSTPLSSSPTTLHSSMAEASDVDEEEREEDEGGAFTLKHTEPHSELDPPHTEIQANMPSSLEDVLYQSVLSATPNVVVGKLVEEEDVEEVENEVPEQGSKVEEDPRQEAEKDAEEENEKSFRIQEPSTSSSSRLEHPSDSTHCKLSRAEEGSKSQIKVSSEASPSLPEESDDKQLTSMDDRMAREDGVLMLEAVGPKLESFQAGGEVGVVVDVVATCPWHPPMVTVTHLGPTGEDRMTLSLASHTAEPPNDASQTSPPVSHQRFKRGVAAGLSELAAVLSEDSGSSKQQDDITAREHTSPGLESQTPLGVQRKTVYFAVTENISESSMTMTQDGTSSSNEEDATTADEEEETFQVSSETGLPSRSSEAHITKPLSPQAEPTLDRTLIPSIVFLSVAIGLVVGLHEPSTFLFMGLFLVSLCF is encoded by the coding sequence ACTGCCGATGACATACCCAGTTCTCCTCTCCCAGCCAACCTAGACCTTCCATTAGCAGATGGAACACTGTCCAGTGCCACTGTATCCCTGGGTAAACAATCACCTCATGTGTTTTCCACATCCACAACACAAGCTAATGAAGTACTATCCAAACCTGTAGCATCTGAAGCCAACCAACTGACAACTGAATCAGAGCCTTCACAGGAACTGGACTGTGAATTACTAAAACTGGATTGTGAAATAGCCAAACTGGACTCTGAATTAGAAGAACATGTTCCACCACCACTCCACATCAGCATTGCTGAAGCATCAAATGGCAAGAAGGAGGAAAAGGGAGGAACCTTCCAGGTGGAGCCCAAAGATAGTAGTCACCCCACACCTATGCATGTTCCTTCACCTCTCCCCAGCAATATGGATGAAGTCTTAGATggtgagaaagagaaggaggaggatagTAGTCCCTCTACACACCTGCACATTCTAACACCACCTAATGTCAGCATTGCTGAAGCATCAGTTGACAAGAATGATGAAAAGGGAGGAGGAACATCCCAGGAAAAGCCCAAAGATAGTAGTTCTTCCACACCTCTGAGCTCATCTCCAACAACTCTCCACAGCAGCATGGCTGAAGCCTCAGATGTTGatgaggaggaaagggaggaggatgagggaggagcCTTCACTCTGAAACACACAGAACCACACTCCGAACTTGACCCACCTCACACGGAGATCCAAGCCAACATGCCTTCTTCACTGGAAGATGTTTTATATCAGAGTGTGCTTTCTGCAACACCAAATGTAGTGGTGGGGaagttggtggaggaggaggatgttgagGAGGTGGAGAACGAGGTGCCGGAGCAGGGGTCAAAGGTGGAGGAGGATCCAAGGCAGGAAGCAGAGAAAGATGCAGAGGAGGAAAACGAGAAGTCCTTCAGAATTCAGGAGCCAAGCACCAGCTCCTCAAGTCGCCTAGAACATCCCTCAGATTCCACCCACTGTAAGCTCAGCAGAGCTGAGGAGGGTAGCAAATCCCAGATAAAGGTCTCCTCTGAggcctccccatctctccctgaaGAGTCTGATGATAAGCAGCTGACATCAATGGATGACCGCATGGCCAGAGAAGATGGAGTCCTGATGCTAGAGGCTGTTGGGCCCAAGCTAGAGAGCTTCCAGGCAGGTGGCGAAGtaggtgtagttgtagatgtagtaGCCACCTGTCCGTGGCACCCTCCCATGGTGACCGTGACACACCTTGGGCCCACAGGAGAGGACAGAATGACCCTGAGTCTGGCCAGCCACACTGCTGAGCCGCCCAATGACGCCTCACAGACGTCCCCCCCTGTGTCTCACCAGCGCTTCAAGCGAGGGGTGGCAGCCGGCCTGAGCGAGCTGGCAGCTGTGCTCTCTGAGGACTCAGGCAGCTCTAAGCAGCAGGATGACATCACTGCTAGGGAACACACCTCTCCTGGGTTGGAGAGCCAGACACCTCTGGGAGTTCAGCGCAAAACCGTATATTTTGCAGTCACAGAGAACATCTCAGAGTCATCCATGACCATGACCCAAGATGGTACTAGCAGTTCAAATGAGGAAGATGCTACTACGgctgacgaagaggaggagacttTCCAGGTTTCCTCAGAAACAGGTCTACCAAGCAGATCATCAGAGGCTCATATCACCAAGCCCCTAAGCCCCCAGGCTGAACcgaccctggacaggacactgatCCCATCCATCGTGTTCCTGAGTGTGGCCATTGGTCTCGTCGTCGGGCTTCATGAACCCAGCACCTTCCTCTTCATGGGACTATTCcttgtctccctctgtttctga
- the wdr13 gene encoding WD repeat-containing protein 13 isoform X3, with protein sequence MDFEEDPRAQGARGHRRSVSRGSYQLQAQMNRAVYDERTPGALVPTSVAEASRAMAGDTTLSENYAFAGMHHIFDQHVDSAVPRLQFANDDKHLLACCSLDGTLSIMILSPSPPSVKVVLKGHAGPVTDFAWSLSNDVIVSTSKDGTLRIWNTEDGRCIREVRDPEASELLCCTFQPMNNNLTVVGNSKHLLQVVNISTGKKVKGGSSKLTGRVLSMSFDAPGRILWAGDDRGSVFSFLFDMATGKLTKAKRLVVSEGSPICSISARSWISREARDPSLLINACVNKLLLYRVVDNEGTLQLKRSFPIKHGSQPLHSIFCPLMSFRQGACVVTGSEDACVYFFDVERNTKAIVNKLQGHGGPVLDVSFNCDESLLASADSTGMVIIWRREQK encoded by the exons ATG GATTTTGAGGAGGATCCCCGTGCTCAGGGGGCTCGTGGTCACCGTCGATCTGTGAGCAGAGGCTCCTACCAGCTACAGGCCCAGATGAACAGGGCAGTCTATGATGAGAG GACCCCAGGTGCCTTGGTTCCAACCTCTGTGGCAGAAGCTAGCCGTGCCATGGCTGGGGACACCACTCTGAGCGAGAACTATGCTTTTGCCGGCATGCACCACATATTCGACCAACATGTGGACTCTGCAG TTCCACGGTTGCAGTTTGCTAACGATGACAAGCACCTCCTAGCCTGCTGCTCATTGGACGGCACCCTGTCCATCATGATCCTGTCCCCGTCCCCGCCCAGTGTGAAGGTCGTTCTGAAGGGTCATGCAGGTCCCGTCACCGACTTTGCTTGGTCCCTTAGCAATGATGTCATCGTGTCGACATCAAAGGATGGAACACTGCGTATTTGGAACACGGAGGATGGGAGGTGTATCCGTGAGGTCAGAGACCCAGAAGCTAGCGAACTGCTTTGCTGCACCTTCCAGCCTATGAATAACAACCTCACAGTG GTAGGGAACAGTAAGCACCTCCTGCAGGTGGTGAACATCTCCACTGGGAAGAAGGTGAAGGGGGGTTCCAGTAAGCTGACGGGACGGGTACTGTCTATGTCCTTTGATGCCCCTGGGAGGATCCTGTGGGCCGGGGATGACAGGGGCAGCGTCTTCTCCTTCCTGTTTGACATGGCCACAG GGAAGCTGACCAAAGCCAAGCGGCTTGTGGTGAGTGAGGGCAGCCCAATCTGCAGCATATCTGCCCGCTCCTGGATCAGCAGAGAGGCTCGAGACCCCTCCCTGCTGATCAACGCCTGTGTCAACAAACTGCTACTCTACAG AGTGGTGGATAATGAAGGCACTCTGCAGCTTAAGAGGAGCTTCCCCATCAAGCATGGCTCCCAGCCCCTTCACAGCATCTTCTGCCCTCTCATGTCCTTCAGACAGGGTGCCTGTGTTG TGACTGGCAGTGAGGATGCCTGTGTCTACTTTTTCGATGTGGAACGCAACACTAAAGCCATAGTCAACAAGCTGCAGGGTCACGGTGGCCCAGTGCTGGATGTCAGCTTCAACTGTGACGAGAGCTTACTGGCTTCTGCAGACTCCACTGGCATGGTCATCATCTGGAGGCGGGAGCAGAAGTGA
- the LOC129829843 gene encoding histone-lysine N-methyltransferase SUV39H1-like, translating to MAEDLKGCQVVCKVTTYQLQTLCRHEGIVCLDLGVNRKQMHNFEVEYLFDYKRTLVPGRKTANATGVPKEREFYLVKWKGYPDHMNTWEPRKNLRCVELLRQFWDDVFLELQRQKKTVVPNRFETELSSYLEQRARHRQSLQRWEAQINSVGGLTKRILVRNRVDLEGPPNNFTYINNYKVGEGISMTTMAVGCECTNCLENPVGGCCPGVLGHGFAYNECGQVKVKPGEPIYECNNMCRCGPDCPNRVVQRGIQHTLCIFKTDNGRGWGVRTSERVRRHSFVMEYVGEIITTEEAERRGQVYDRQGATYLFDLDYVEDEYTIDAAHYGNVSHFVNHSCNPNLQVYNVFIDNLDERLPRLAFFSNRGISAGEELTFDYNMQIDPIDVESTKMDSNFSMTRSPKKASLVTGSPKKVHMTGSPKKDPLMIGSPKKDPLMIGSPKKDPLMIGSPKKDPLMIGSPKKDPLMIGSPKKDPLMIGSPKKRVRMECKCGTDNCRGYLF from the exons ATGGCGGAAGATTTAAAAG GGTGCCAAGTTGTATGTAAAGTGACAACGTACCAGTTGCAGACACTCTGTCGTCATGAAGGGATTGTGTGCTTGGATCTGGGGGTCAACAGGAAACAAATGCACAACTTCGAAGTGGAGTACCTGTTTGACTACAAGAGGACACTTGTTCCTGGTAGGAAGACAGCCAATGCCACAGGAGTACCAAAG GAGCGAGAGTTCTACTTGGTTAAATGGAAGGGTTACCCAGATCACATGAACACCTGGGAGCCGAGGAAAAACCTGCGGTGTGTGGAGCTCCTACGTCAGTTCTGGGACGATGTCTTCCTGGAGCTGCAGAGACAGAAAAAGACTGTAGTCCCCAACCGGTTTGAAACAGAGCTGTCCTCTTACCTGGAGCAGAGGGCCAGGCATAGGCAGAGCCTGCAGAGGTGGGAGGCCCAGATCAACAGTGTCGGAGGCCTCACCAAACGCATCCTGGTCCGCAACCGTGTGGACTTGGAGGGCCCTCCGAATAACTTCACCTACATCAACAACTACAAG gtgggtgagggcattTCGATGACGACAATGGCAGTGGGGTGCGAGTGCACCAACTGTTTGGAGAACCCTGTGGGTGGTTGCTGCCCAGGAGTATTGGGACATGGCTTTGCCTACAACGAGTGTGGGCAGGTGAAGGTTAAGCCTGGGGAGCCCATCTATGAGTGCAACAATATGTGTCGCTGTGGACCAGACTGCCCCAACAGAGTGGTACAGAGAGGAATCCAGCATACCCTCTGCATCTTCAAAACAGACAACGGGCGGGGGTGGGGAGTACGGACCTCTGAGCGTGTCAGAAGGCATTCATTCGTCATGGAGTATGTTGGAGAG ATCATCACtacagaggaggcagagaggcgGGGTCAGGTCTATGACAGACAGGGAGCAACGTACCTGTTTGACCTGGACTATGTGGAGGATGAGTACACCATTGATGCTGCTCACTATGGAAATGTATCCCACTTTGTCAACCACAGT TGCAACCCTAACCTGCAGGTGTATAACGTATTCATAGACAACCTGGATGAGCGACTGCCACGCCTGGCTTTCTTCTCAAACCGTGGTATCAGCGCTGGGGAGGAGCTCACCTTCGACTACAATATGCAGA TTGATCCAATAGATGTGGAGAGTACAAAGATGGACTCCAATTTCAGCATGACTAGATCACCAAAAAAGGCTTCTCTCGTGACTGGATCACCCAAGAAGGTTCACATGACTGGATCACCCAAAAAGGATCCTCTCATGATTGGGTCACCCAAAAAGGATCCTCTCATGATTGGGTCACCCAAAAAGGATCCTCTCATGATTGGGTCACCCAAAAAGGATCCTCTCATGATTGGATCACCCAAAAAGGATCCTCTCATGATTGGATCACCCAAAAAGGATCCTCTCATGATTGGATCACCCAAAAAGCGAGTGCGCATGGAGTGCAAGTGTGGGACAGACAATTGCAGGGGGTACTTGTTTTAG
- the wdr13 gene encoding WD repeat-containing protein 13 isoform X1 gives MASKIADICPGRGFPSTLTVCGMAAVWQQVLAVDARYNAYRTPTFPQFRTQYIRRRSQLLRENAKCGFEPGLRRHYLRLRSQLLALRYGPLSEQSSFRASSVRSSRTTLDRMEDFEEDPRAQGARGHRRSVSRGSYQLQAQMNRAVYDERTPGALVPTSVAEASRAMAGDTTLSENYAFAGMHHIFDQHVDSAVPRLQFANDDKHLLACCSLDGTLSIMILSPSPPSVKVVLKGHAGPVTDFAWSLSNDVIVSTSKDGTLRIWNTEDGRCIREVRDPEASELLCCTFQPMNNNLTVVGNSKHLLQVVNISTGKKVKGGSSKLTGRVLSMSFDAPGRILWAGDDRGSVFSFLFDMATGKLTKAKRLVVSEGSPICSISARSWISREARDPSLLINACVNKLLLYRVVDNEGTLQLKRSFPIKHGSQPLHSIFCPLMSFRQGACVVTGSEDACVYFFDVERNTKAIVNKLQGHGGPVLDVSFNCDESLLASADSTGMVIIWRREQK, from the exons ATGGCTAGCAAG ATAGCTGACATCTGCCCTGGCCGTGGCTTCCCCTCTACCTTGACTGTTTGTGGAATGGCTGCAGTTTGGCAGCAGGTGTTGGCAGTGGACGCAAG GTACAATGCATACCGCACGCCTACGTTCCCACAGTTCCGCACGCAATACATCCGGCGGCGCAGCCAGCTACTCAGGGAAAACGCCAAGTGTGGCTTTGAGCCGGGGCTGCGCAGGCATTACCTGAGGCTGCGCAGCCAGCTGCTGGCCCTGCGCTACGGGCCCCTGTCTGAGCAGAGCAGCTTCAGGGCCAGCAGTGTGCGCAGCTCCCGCACCACACTGGACCGCATGGAG GATTTTGAGGAGGATCCCCGTGCTCAGGGGGCTCGTGGTCACCGTCGATCTGTGAGCAGAGGCTCCTACCAGCTACAGGCCCAGATGAACAGGGCAGTCTATGATGAGAG GACCCCAGGTGCCTTGGTTCCAACCTCTGTGGCAGAAGCTAGCCGTGCCATGGCTGGGGACACCACTCTGAGCGAGAACTATGCTTTTGCCGGCATGCACCACATATTCGACCAACATGTGGACTCTGCAG TTCCACGGTTGCAGTTTGCTAACGATGACAAGCACCTCCTAGCCTGCTGCTCATTGGACGGCACCCTGTCCATCATGATCCTGTCCCCGTCCCCGCCCAGTGTGAAGGTCGTTCTGAAGGGTCATGCAGGTCCCGTCACCGACTTTGCTTGGTCCCTTAGCAATGATGTCATCGTGTCGACATCAAAGGATGGAACACTGCGTATTTGGAACACGGAGGATGGGAGGTGTATCCGTGAGGTCAGAGACCCAGAAGCTAGCGAACTGCTTTGCTGCACCTTCCAGCCTATGAATAACAACCTCACAGTG GTAGGGAACAGTAAGCACCTCCTGCAGGTGGTGAACATCTCCACTGGGAAGAAGGTGAAGGGGGGTTCCAGTAAGCTGACGGGACGGGTACTGTCTATGTCCTTTGATGCCCCTGGGAGGATCCTGTGGGCCGGGGATGACAGGGGCAGCGTCTTCTCCTTCCTGTTTGACATGGCCACAG GGAAGCTGACCAAAGCCAAGCGGCTTGTGGTGAGTGAGGGCAGCCCAATCTGCAGCATATCTGCCCGCTCCTGGATCAGCAGAGAGGCTCGAGACCCCTCCCTGCTGATCAACGCCTGTGTCAACAAACTGCTACTCTACAG AGTGGTGGATAATGAAGGCACTCTGCAGCTTAAGAGGAGCTTCCCCATCAAGCATGGCTCCCAGCCCCTTCACAGCATCTTCTGCCCTCTCATGTCCTTCAGACAGGGTGCCTGTGTTG TGACTGGCAGTGAGGATGCCTGTGTCTACTTTTTCGATGTGGAACGCAACACTAAAGCCATAGTCAACAAGCTGCAGGGTCACGGTGGCCCAGTGCTGGATGTCAGCTTCAACTGTGACGAGAGCTTACTGGCTTCTGCAGACTCCACTGGCATGGTCATCATCTGGAGGCGGGAGCAGAAGTGA
- the wdr13 gene encoding WD repeat-containing protein 13 isoform X2: MAAVWQQVLAVDARYNAYRTPTFPQFRTQYIRRRSQLLRENAKCGFEPGLRRHYLRLRSQLLALRYGPLSEQSSFRASSVRSSRTTLDRMEDFEEDPRAQGARGHRRSVSRGSYQLQAQMNRAVYDERTPGALVPTSVAEASRAMAGDTTLSENYAFAGMHHIFDQHVDSAVPRLQFANDDKHLLACCSLDGTLSIMILSPSPPSVKVVLKGHAGPVTDFAWSLSNDVIVSTSKDGTLRIWNTEDGRCIREVRDPEASELLCCTFQPMNNNLTVVGNSKHLLQVVNISTGKKVKGGSSKLTGRVLSMSFDAPGRILWAGDDRGSVFSFLFDMATGKLTKAKRLVVSEGSPICSISARSWISREARDPSLLINACVNKLLLYRVVDNEGTLQLKRSFPIKHGSQPLHSIFCPLMSFRQGACVVTGSEDACVYFFDVERNTKAIVNKLQGHGGPVLDVSFNCDESLLASADSTGMVIIWRREQK; this comes from the exons ATGGCTGCAGTTTGGCAGCAGGTGTTGGCAGTGGACGCAAG GTACAATGCATACCGCACGCCTACGTTCCCACAGTTCCGCACGCAATACATCCGGCGGCGCAGCCAGCTACTCAGGGAAAACGCCAAGTGTGGCTTTGAGCCGGGGCTGCGCAGGCATTACCTGAGGCTGCGCAGCCAGCTGCTGGCCCTGCGCTACGGGCCCCTGTCTGAGCAGAGCAGCTTCAGGGCCAGCAGTGTGCGCAGCTCCCGCACCACACTGGACCGCATGGAG GATTTTGAGGAGGATCCCCGTGCTCAGGGGGCTCGTGGTCACCGTCGATCTGTGAGCAGAGGCTCCTACCAGCTACAGGCCCAGATGAACAGGGCAGTCTATGATGAGAG GACCCCAGGTGCCTTGGTTCCAACCTCTGTGGCAGAAGCTAGCCGTGCCATGGCTGGGGACACCACTCTGAGCGAGAACTATGCTTTTGCCGGCATGCACCACATATTCGACCAACATGTGGACTCTGCAG TTCCACGGTTGCAGTTTGCTAACGATGACAAGCACCTCCTAGCCTGCTGCTCATTGGACGGCACCCTGTCCATCATGATCCTGTCCCCGTCCCCGCCCAGTGTGAAGGTCGTTCTGAAGGGTCATGCAGGTCCCGTCACCGACTTTGCTTGGTCCCTTAGCAATGATGTCATCGTGTCGACATCAAAGGATGGAACACTGCGTATTTGGAACACGGAGGATGGGAGGTGTATCCGTGAGGTCAGAGACCCAGAAGCTAGCGAACTGCTTTGCTGCACCTTCCAGCCTATGAATAACAACCTCACAGTG GTAGGGAACAGTAAGCACCTCCTGCAGGTGGTGAACATCTCCACTGGGAAGAAGGTGAAGGGGGGTTCCAGTAAGCTGACGGGACGGGTACTGTCTATGTCCTTTGATGCCCCTGGGAGGATCCTGTGGGCCGGGGATGACAGGGGCAGCGTCTTCTCCTTCCTGTTTGACATGGCCACAG GGAAGCTGACCAAAGCCAAGCGGCTTGTGGTGAGTGAGGGCAGCCCAATCTGCAGCATATCTGCCCGCTCCTGGATCAGCAGAGAGGCTCGAGACCCCTCCCTGCTGATCAACGCCTGTGTCAACAAACTGCTACTCTACAG AGTGGTGGATAATGAAGGCACTCTGCAGCTTAAGAGGAGCTTCCCCATCAAGCATGGCTCCCAGCCCCTTCACAGCATCTTCTGCCCTCTCATGTCCTTCAGACAGGGTGCCTGTGTTG TGACTGGCAGTGAGGATGCCTGTGTCTACTTTTTCGATGTGGAACGCAACACTAAAGCCATAGTCAACAAGCTGCAGGGTCACGGTGGCCCAGTGCTGGATGTCAGCTTCAACTGTGACGAGAGCTTACTGGCTTCTGCAGACTCCACTGGCATGGTCATCATCTGGAGGCGGGAGCAGAAGTGA